A genome region from Saccharicrinis carchari includes the following:
- the rfbA gene encoding glucose-1-phosphate thymidylyltransferase RfbA, with product MKGIILAGGSGTRLHPITLATSKQLLPVFDKPMIYYPLSVLMLAGIKEILIITTPEDQAGFIRLLGDGKQWGITLDYVVQPSPDGLAQAFILGEDFIGDDDVCLVLGDNIFYGHGFVELLGNAVKTISEENKAAVFGYWVNDPERYGVCTFDKDGMVTSIEEKPEEPKSNYAVVGLYFYPNDVIKVAQSIKPSARGELEITTVNQVYLDEERLKVELMGRGFAWLDTGTHESLLEASHFIETLEKRIGLKVACPEEIAYHQNWITKDQLIEQGKKLAKNQYGQYLMSIAKR from the coding sequence ATGAAAGGCATCATACTAGCCGGCGGTTCTGGCACACGTTTACATCCCATCACATTAGCGACATCCAAACAGCTATTGCCTGTTTTTGACAAGCCCATGATTTACTATCCCTTATCTGTACTAATGTTGGCAGGTATCAAGGAAATATTAATCATCACAACTCCCGAAGATCAAGCAGGATTCATCCGTCTGTTGGGCGATGGAAAACAATGGGGAATTACTTTGGACTATGTGGTTCAACCATCTCCGGATGGATTGGCACAGGCTTTTATTTTAGGTGAAGATTTTATTGGAGACGATGATGTCTGCTTAGTATTGGGTGATAATATTTTCTATGGTCATGGCTTTGTAGAGCTATTGGGTAATGCCGTTAAAACTATATCAGAAGAGAATAAAGCCGCTGTTTTTGGCTATTGGGTGAACGATCCGGAGCGTTATGGGGTCTGTACCTTTGATAAGGACGGTATGGTTACAAGCATTGAAGAAAAACCGGAAGAGCCAAAATCGAATTATGCCGTGGTTGGCTTATATTTCTACCCTAATGATGTAATCAAAGTGGCTCAGTCGATTAAGCCAAGTGCAAGGGGGGAGTTAGAGATAACGACGGTAAATCAGGTTTACCTTGATGAAGAAAGGTTAAAAGTGGAGTTGATGGGCCGTGGATTTGCCTGGTTAGATACGGGTACCCATGAGTCCCTGCTCGAAGCTAGCCATTTTATTGAAACGCTGGAAAAACGGATTGGATTAAAGGTGGCCTGTCCCGAAGAGATTGCCTATCATCAAAATTGGATTACCAAAGATCAATTAATTGAACAGGGAAAGAAATTGGCTAAAAATCAATATGGCCAATATTTAATGTCAATTGCCAAACGATAA
- a CDS encoding acyltransferase codes for MAIRGWVLTFPFFRYNFIHYSVKIRAKNLFKIGNNVKIESNAYIDAFSEQGVIIGNNVSIGKNTRIECSGSLFNPGIGIHIGNGTSLGTDGFFGCAGGIIIGDDTIMGNWVSFHAENHNFNRLDVLIKNQGVNRCGIKIGNNCWIGAKVTILDGVIVQDGCVIAAGSVVSRGIYEPNSIIGGVPARVLKKR; via the coding sequence ATGGCAATAAGAGGGTGGGTATTAACATTTCCTTTTTTCAGGTATAATTTTATACATTATAGTGTAAAAATCAGGGCTAAAAATCTATTTAAGATCGGGAATAATGTTAAGATTGAATCTAATGCTTATATAGATGCATTCTCAGAGCAAGGTGTTATTATTGGTAATAATGTAAGTATTGGTAAAAATACAAGAATAGAATGTTCTGGATCCCTTTTTAATCCTGGGATAGGAATCCATATTGGAAATGGAACTAGTTTGGGAACTGATGGTTTTTTTGGATGTGCCGGGGGAATTATAATTGGCGATGATACAATAATGGGAAACTGGGTGTCCTTTCATGCTGAAAACCATAATTTTAACCGACTTGACGTGTTGATTAAGAATCAAGGGGTGAATCGTTGTGGAATAAAAATAGGAAATAATTGTTGGATTGGTGCTAAAGTAACAATTTTAGATGGAGTCATTGTGCAAGATGGTTGCGTTATTGCTGCTGGTTCTGTTGTATCTCGAGGGATATATGAACCAAATTCTATTATAGGAGGTGTGCCAGCAAGAGTATTAAAGAAAAGATAA
- a CDS encoding DUF1972 domain-containing protein, producing the protein MNIAIIGTRGIPNYYGGFEQFAEYLAKYLVDKEHDVSVYNSHYHPYQEKTWEGVKIIHKYDPEEKIGTSGQFIYDLNCILDSRKRGFDIILQLGYTSSSIWGKLLPNKTKVVTNMDGLEWRRTKYSKKVQQFLLYAEKLGVKYSHHLVADSIGIQKYLKDKYNENSTYIPYGSHVVKDYSVDCLKEYDVTAHQYSMLIARLEPENSIEIILNGIDLANQGQSFLVIGNHKTKYGDYLKRKYKHNANIRFVGGVYDINILNNLRYFSHIYFHGHTVGGTNPSLLEAMGSGALICANDNLFNRSILGDDAVYFKTKEDVRHMIVNYPNDKRDEFVNANFIKIEKLYSWERIVSQYEELFNEVVSQ; encoded by the coding sequence ATGAACATAGCAATAATAGGTACAAGAGGTATCCCAAACTACTATGGGGGATTTGAACAGTTTGCCGAATATTTAGCCAAATACTTAGTGGATAAGGAGCATGATGTTTCGGTCTACAATAGTCATTATCATCCCTATCAAGAGAAAACGTGGGAGGGTGTAAAAATTATACATAAATACGATCCCGAAGAAAAAATTGGAACATCAGGCCAGTTTATATACGATTTAAACTGTATTCTTGACTCAAGGAAAAGAGGATTTGATATCATCCTACAATTAGGATATACAAGTAGCAGTATCTGGGGAAAACTGCTTCCTAACAAGACCAAAGTGGTTACCAATATGGATGGTTTGGAATGGAGGCGGACTAAGTATTCTAAAAAAGTACAGCAGTTTCTGTTATATGCCGAAAAGTTGGGTGTTAAATATAGTCATCATTTGGTGGCGGATTCAATAGGGATTCAAAAATATTTGAAAGATAAATATAATGAGAATTCTACATATATCCCCTATGGATCGCATGTAGTAAAGGATTATTCGGTTGATTGTCTTAAGGAGTATGATGTTACAGCCCATCAGTACAGTATGTTGATCGCCAGGTTGGAGCCGGAAAATAGCATTGAAATTATTTTGAATGGTATTGATTTAGCAAACCAAGGGCAATCATTTCTTGTTATAGGTAATCATAAAACAAAGTATGGTGATTATTTGAAGAGAAAGTATAAACACAATGCAAATATTCGATTTGTAGGAGGGGTTTATGATATAAACATACTCAACAACCTAAGATATTTCTCTCATATTTATTTTCACGGGCATACGGTTGGGGGAACTAATCCAAGTTTATTAGAGGCAATGGGTTCAGGCGCTTTAATTTGTGCCAATGATAATTTGTTTAATAGATCAATTCTGGGCGATGATGCTGTATATTTCAAAACAAAAGAAGATGTTAGGCATATGATAGTAAATTACCCTAACGACAAAAGGGATGAATTTGTAAACGCAAATTTTATAAAAATTGAAAAGCTTTATAGTTGGGAGAGGATTGTATCTCAATACGAAGAATTATTTAATGAAGTCGTATCTCAATAG
- a CDS encoding polysialyltransferase family glycosyltransferase, translating into MKSVFVIHSPIALLITKQIVKDYKLRNEDIYILTLRKFIVSEFDNVFSLPELIPSLCIFKSWIKVYNLRNRILTFLSSKQFDLYIPSSGFPIFQLLTRMESCHSYSYMEEGMVSYHSVERKNSLHISFFSRKIYLLGWLRNIFYMINFPMLGSKIYDFYECRNNKFKDFYAISELAFPDIANKKILTLPFEKCTNYKDKSRLSVIVLEAFAQANLLKLDDYLYALQKLLKYLVSKNETIVYIKFHPVHYQFEGSQNAFTELLETFSNEITVIYLKRDQTLENMAYTFKKNVCFYHIASSIGIYANICGSKSATFKKFLPVENTAFNEYLESLPRVFFEVVCEI; encoded by the coding sequence ATGAAAAGTGTTTTTGTTATACATAGTCCAATAGCATTATTAATCACTAAGCAGATTGTCAAAGATTATAAATTAAGAAATGAAGATATATACATACTTACTTTACGAAAATTCATAGTTAGTGAATTTGATAATGTATTCTCACTGCCGGAGTTGATACCTTCTTTATGTATATTTAAATCATGGATAAAAGTTTATAATCTAAGAAATAGGATTTTAACGTTTTTAAGTTCAAAGCAATTTGACTTATATATACCATCTAGTGGATTTCCTATATTTCAACTGTTGACAAGGATGGAATCGTGCCACTCATACAGTTATATGGAAGAAGGGATGGTTAGTTACCACAGTGTTGAAAGAAAAAATAGTTTGCATATATCGTTTTTTTCTAGAAAAATATATTTGTTAGGATGGTTGCGAAATATTTTTTATATGATTAATTTTCCAATGCTGGGAAGTAAAATATATGATTTTTATGAATGTAGGAATAATAAATTTAAAGATTTTTATGCAATTTCAGAACTAGCATTTCCTGATATTGCAAATAAAAAGATATTAACATTGCCGTTCGAGAAATGTACAAATTATAAAGACAAAAGTCGCTTGAGCGTAATTGTTCTCGAAGCTTTCGCACAAGCAAATTTATTAAAATTGGATGACTATTTGTATGCGCTTCAAAAATTACTCAAATATTTAGTTAGTAAAAATGAAACAATAGTATATATAAAGTTTCATCCAGTGCATTATCAGTTTGAGGGATCTCAAAACGCATTTACAGAGTTATTAGAAACTTTTTCGAATGAAATAACTGTAATTTACCTAAAAAGAGACCAGACATTGGAAAACATGGCTTATACTTTTAAAAAAAATGTGTGCTTTTACCATATAGCAAGCAGTATTGGGATATATGCCAACATTTGCGGATCAAAGTCAGCTACCTTTAAGAAGTTTCTACCTGTAGAAAACACTGCATTTAATGAGTATTTGGAATCTTTGCCAAGAGTTTTTTTTGAAGTTGTCTGCGAAATTTAA
- a CDS encoding glycosyltransferase family 4 protein, translating to MKNILCVHQGYELYGSDRMFMLSLKGFRKRYGDIHITVHLPVEGILSSKIIEEGLADEVIFSPMAVLRKSDFKKFNFSNVLRGLFILPKKVQFCNSFDLIYINSIVVFDYLLASRFSKSKCIVHIHEIVDGIIRSFFEKLLLFSKTNCIFVSQATKNAFTKLNKGQVVLNGIKGFDFKERAFSGEFKILQIGRINSMKGHDILLKALVALKSKYSLKVRIIGDVFDNQNHYKNEIYDLIKHNKLEGIVDIRGFSNFPSSDYEWADIVVIPSKKPESFGLVAIESMSVGSITLASKIGGLAEIFNDGESGFYFEPNNVDSLVTALEKVLNSNNLCKNIARKGNDLYEHMYTEEAYINRFQIALDDIC from the coding sequence ATGAAGAATATTTTATGTGTTCATCAAGGATATGAATTATACGGGTCAGATAGAATGTTCATGCTTTCACTTAAAGGCTTTAGAAAGCGGTACGGTGATATACACATAACCGTTCATTTACCTGTAGAAGGTATATTAAGTTCCAAAATTATTGAGGAGGGATTGGCGGATGAAGTCATATTTTCACCAATGGCAGTATTAAGAAAGAGTGACTTTAAGAAATTTAATTTCAGTAATGTTTTGCGCGGCCTTTTTATATTACCCAAAAAAGTACAGTTTTGTAATTCTTTCGACCTTATTTATATTAACTCAATTGTAGTTTTTGATTATTTGCTTGCAAGCAGGTTTAGTAAGTCAAAATGTATTGTTCATATACATGAAATTGTTGATGGCATAATCAGATCGTTTTTTGAAAAGCTCCTATTATTCTCTAAGACTAATTGCATATTTGTTTCGCAAGCGACAAAAAATGCTTTTACGAAGCTTAATAAAGGGCAGGTTGTTTTGAATGGCATAAAAGGATTCGATTTTAAGGAGCGTGCGTTCTCTGGCGAATTTAAGATATTACAAATTGGTCGAATTAATTCAATGAAAGGTCATGATATATTATTAAAAGCATTGGTTGCCTTAAAATCTAAATATTCCCTAAAAGTGAGGATTATAGGCGATGTTTTTGATAATCAGAATCATTATAAAAACGAAATATACGACTTAATAAAGCATAATAAGCTTGAAGGAATTGTTGATATTAGAGGATTTAGTAATTTTCCAAGCTCGGATTATGAATGGGCGGATATTGTTGTGATACCATCCAAAAAGCCGGAATCATTTGGCTTGGTTGCGATAGAGTCGATGAGTGTAGGTTCCATAACATTAGCATCAAAGATCGGAGGTCTTGCGGAAATTTTTAATGATGGGGAGTCTGGTTTTTATTTTGAACCAAACAATGTTGATTCATTAGTTACAGCACTTGAGAAAGTTTTAAATTCAAATAATTTATGTAAAAATATTGCAAGGAAAGGTAATGATCTCTATGAGCATATGTATACTGAAGAGGCCTATATCAATAGATTTCAGATCGCACTTGACGATATTTGTTAG